One genomic region from Amblyraja radiata isolate CabotCenter1 chromosome 17, sAmbRad1.1.pri, whole genome shotgun sequence encodes:
- the c17h19orf12 gene encoding protein C19orf12 homolog, with protein MPVDIQGMMHLVQHISEVEKMHVAIKNSARGALLAGVVTFAGGLVGGPPGIAVGGAFGGLLGAWMTSGQFKPVPQILMELPPNQQLLLSNDVNNIIQNLDWTDVVQLTSLVMGNAVLKQQVVATICSFFMNQLNAEVQYQD; from the exons ATGCCGGTGGACATTCAGGGGATGATGCACTTGGTGCAGCACATCTCTGAGGTGGAGAAGATGCACGTAGCCATTAAGAACTCTGCCAGAGGAGCGCTGTTAGCCGGAGTCGTCACCTTTGCTGGTGGCCTGGTGGGAGGCCCGCCCGGGATCGCAGTCG GGGGTGCGTTCGGTGGTCTGTTGGGGGCGTGGATGACCAGCGGACAATTTAAACCAGTGCCGCAGATCCTGATGGAGCTGCCACCAAACCAACAGCTGCTGCTTTCTAATGACGTGAACAACATTATCCAGAACCTGGACTGGACCGATGTTGTCCAGCTGACATCGTTAGTGATGGGAAACGCTGTCCTGAAGCAGCAGGTCGTGGCAACAATCTGTAGTTTCTTCATGAATCAACTCAATGCAGAGGTACAATATCAGGACTGA